In the Chryseobacterium sp. MYb264 genome, one interval contains:
- a CDS encoding type VI secretion system Vgr family protein gives MKKNISNSEKISENEISGINRMVKLEIVIEGRIIRHFKHFRLQQSIRTHHNFELTLAHDTLGDLQDHNLEQAQQFLGKRLTIVFRYKDAENGGPERTFVGFITQVAFSQEKTSLGNIVLKGKSPTILMDAAPHTQSFGGDQPVNTSIIATRILKETLDSGKYDYKVDPNNKSYINYSAQYKETHYNYLSRLAETYGEQFYYDGEVLYFGKLPAGEQPVKLTYGSNVSDISIELKAVHTKPEFFGYNSTKHEKLLSSKTDIKHIGQLAFKAYEINNDIFKTRSLNPSPINANMSLNVDDVQKSAAGSAAVEVFTVSGNTTVPFLHPGCLADVEMRKPNSNQTSYFTKLMITEVSHEVNTKGFYNGSFEAIAEGTGYIPQPDFTQPNAEPQIATVISNTDPLNQGRIQVQFDWQLNDTTHFIRMMSPDAGGTDMITQNRGFVAVPEVGDQVMVGFEYHHPDFPFAMGGMFHGAVGLGGGVNNHIKSIQTRSGNKVIFNDEEGSIFIEDPSGNTYFMDGKGNIAVNAPNDMTFTAGNNIRMTAGKDITSIAGNSMFATANVNIVSNAGVNMIDTAGRDLMQTATGNIHESSDMRTEVSENERNIQAKKSDSYAEKVTVVSTKENMVLQSEKTVKSQSGEQGNSH, from the coding sequence GTGAAAAAGAATATCTCGAATTCAGAGAAAATTTCAGAAAATGAAATTTCAGGGATTAACCGTATGGTTAAGCTGGAGATCGTCATTGAAGGCCGGATTATCAGGCACTTCAAGCATTTTCGTTTGCAACAAAGCATTCGTACCCATCACAATTTTGAACTTACGCTGGCTCACGATACGTTAGGAGACCTTCAGGATCATAATTTAGAGCAAGCACAACAGTTTCTGGGCAAGCGCCTCACGATCGTTTTTAGATATAAAGATGCTGAAAACGGAGGTCCGGAAAGAACGTTTGTGGGCTTCATTACGCAGGTGGCTTTCAGTCAGGAAAAAACAAGTCTCGGAAATATTGTTCTTAAAGGTAAAAGTCCGACCATTCTAATGGATGCTGCTCCTCATACGCAGAGTTTCGGTGGAGATCAGCCGGTGAATACCTCCATTATTGCGACCAGAATTCTCAAAGAAACACTGGATTCGGGAAAATATGACTATAAAGTAGACCCGAATAATAAAAGCTACATCAATTACAGCGCCCAGTATAAAGAAACCCATTATAACTATCTTTCAAGACTGGCAGAAACCTATGGCGAACAGTTTTATTATGACGGCGAAGTGCTGTATTTTGGAAAATTACCAGCCGGAGAACAACCAGTAAAACTAACCTACGGAAGCAATGTAAGCGATATTTCCATTGAATTAAAAGCCGTTCACACTAAGCCCGAATTCTTTGGATACAACAGTACAAAGCACGAAAAACTGCTAAGCTCAAAAACAGATATTAAACATATCGGTCAGTTGGCCTTCAAAGCGTATGAAATCAATAATGATATTTTTAAAACAAGATCATTAAACCCCTCGCCTATCAATGCCAATATGTCTCTGAATGTAGATGACGTACAAAAAAGTGCGGCAGGAAGTGCAGCGGTGGAAGTTTTTACCGTTTCAGGAAATACAACTGTTCCTTTTCTACATCCCGGATGTCTTGCGGATGTGGAAATGAGAAAACCGAACAGCAACCAGACCTCCTATTTTACCAAGCTGATGATCACAGAAGTGTCTCATGAAGTGAATACAAAAGGTTTTTACAACGGTTCGTTTGAAGCTATTGCAGAAGGAACAGGCTATATTCCACAGCCGGATTTTACCCAACCAAATGCTGAGCCACAGATCGCTACCGTTATTTCCAATACCGATCCTTTAAACCAGGGAAGAATACAGGTTCAATTCGACTGGCAACTGAATGATACCACTCATTTTATCAGAATGATGAGCCCTGATGCGGGAGGAACCGACATGATTACCCAAAACAGAGGTTTTGTAGCCGTTCCGGAAGTAGGCGATCAGGTCATGGTAGGTTTTGAGTATCATCATCCCGACTTTCCCTTTGCAATGGGAGGAATGTTCCATGGTGCGGTAGGTCTCGGTGGTGGCGTGAATAATCATATTAAATCCATCCAGACCAGAAGCGGAAATAAGGTGATTTTTAATGATGAAGAAGGCAGTATTTTTATTGAAGATCCAAGCGGGAATACCTATTTCATGGACGGAAAGGGAAACATTGCCGTAAATGCACCTAATGATATGACCTTTACCGCAGGAAATAACATCAGAATGACTGCAGGAAAAGATATTACCTCGATTGCCGGAAACAGCATGTTTGCCACCGCAAATGTGAATATCGTTTCCAATGCGGGAGTAAATATGATCGACACCGCGGGAAGAGATTTGATGCAGACTGCGACAGGAAACATTCACGAATCTTCTGATATGAGAACCGAAGTTTCTGAAAATGAAAGAAATATCCAGGCGAAGAAAAGTGATTCCTATGCCGAAAAAGTAACCGTAGTAAGCACCAAAGAAAATATGGTGTTACAAAGTGAAAAAACGGTAAAATCTCAAAGTGGAGAACAGGGAAATTCTCATTAA
- a CDS encoding 3-oxoacyl-ACP synthase III family protein — MKISHSYLYVPSVTENNEAVIQEFEQRGISMQKIQNALGRSTRFLIPEKSTENTFTMSVDAAKKVLEQSHINIADIDMIIFVSATPEYHMPTNAIKIHRALGAKHETLCYDMNSNCIGGFVALDQVSKYLAGSKNRHKALVICSERFSDKSGKENPIIRFCFSDSALAYIIEKDDTDSGLIDVLYHTDSTFTDTIVYPPNGHSCYRYEDEIFWDTGFDGSGSVNFALNMIDDFLKRNHLTIKDIQLFLFSQLSAKNIQTIINHYEIPADKAPFYGREIAYTGSSSPLAALDLYQRNVAKLQQGDYVLIWTLGAGYQAGLMLWKY, encoded by the coding sequence ATGAAAATCAGTCATTCTTATCTGTATGTTCCCTCGGTAACCGAAAATAATGAGGCCGTCATTCAAGAATTTGAGCAGAGAGGGATCTCTATGCAGAAGATACAGAATGCCCTCGGCCGATCCACTCGGTTTCTGATTCCTGAAAAATCGACAGAAAACACCTTCACCATGTCCGTAGACGCGGCTAAGAAAGTGCTCGAACAAAGCCATATCAACATCGCTGACATTGATATGATTATTTTTGTGTCGGCAACTCCCGAATATCATATGCCCACCAATGCCATTAAAATACACCGTGCGTTGGGAGCTAAACACGAGACCTTATGTTATGATATGAATTCCAACTGTATCGGAGGTTTTGTGGCTTTAGATCAGGTTTCAAAATATCTGGCGGGCTCTAAAAACAGACATAAAGCACTGGTTATCTGCTCCGAGCGTTTCTCCGACAAATCGGGAAAAGAAAACCCGATCATCCGATTTTGCTTTTCGGATTCTGCGCTGGCCTATATTATTGAGAAAGATGACACGGACTCCGGGTTGATTGATGTACTGTATCATACAGACAGCACCTTCACAGATACCATCGTCTACCCTCCTAATGGACATTCCTGCTACCGTTATGAAGACGAGATCTTTTGGGATACAGGTTTTGATGGCAGTGGCAGTGTCAACTTTGCGCTCAATATGATTGATGATTTTCTGAAACGCAACCATCTCACCATTAAAGATATTCAACTCTTCTTATTTTCTCAGCTTTCCGCGAAAAATATTCAGACGATCATCAACCATTATGAAATTCCAGCAGACAAGGCACCTTTTTATGGAAGGGAGATTGCCTATACCGGTTCGTCAAGCCCACTGGCAGCATTGGATCTTTATCAGAGAAATGTCGCAAAGCTTCAGCAGGGAGATTATGTACTCATATGGACCCTGGGAGCAGGATATCAGGCAGGTCTGATGTTATGGAAATACTGA
- a CDS encoding DUF3289 family protein — MKLLNFSSFWDKVSGLGITIHQVWSAKAEILDYSYNKCTKMWNGKLKYTFYDHFGLDWDDIVKHGGDRIPQYHTGDFFKAWYILQHYRSARPFITEMERNVTLSGNSDRD, encoded by the coding sequence ATGAAACTCTTGAATTTCTCTTCTTTTTGGGATAAAGTTTCAGGGTTGGGAATTACCATCCATCAGGTTTGGAGTGCCAAGGCTGAAATTCTGGACTATTCTTATAATAAATGTACCAAAATGTGGAACGGAAAACTGAAATATACGTTTTATGATCATTTTGGACTGGACTGGGATGATATTGTGAAGCACGGAGGAGACAGAATTCCGCAATATCATACCGGAGATTTCTTTAAGGCATGGTATATTCTGCAGCATTATAGAAGTGCAAGACCATTCATTACCGAAATGGAAAGAAATGTAAC
- a CDS encoding helix-turn-helix domain-containing protein translates to MMNTNTEIRLQKKLEKFEKSRHYLSPRMSLALLSTLLKTNGKYLSYIINNHRSKHFNSYINGLRIQYILMKLEDDPQYRKYKIAALSKECGFSSPAKFATVFKKITLYSPSDFIENLSRN, encoded by the coding sequence ATGATGAACACAAATACTGAAATAAGACTACAGAAAAAGCTGGAAAAGTTTGAGAAATCTCGACATTATCTAAGTCCCCGAATGTCACTTGCCCTCCTATCAACCCTTTTGAAAACCAATGGTAAATATCTTTCTTATATTATCAACAACCACAGGAGTAAGCATTTCAACAGTTATATTAACGGGCTCAGAATACAGTATATCCTGATGAAGCTTGAAGATGACCCTCAGTATCGCAAATATAAAATTGCTGCTTTGTCCAAAGAATGCGGGTTTTCATCTCCCGCAAAATTCGCTACCGTTTTCAAAAAAATAACCCTGTATTCACCTTCAGATTTTATCGAAAACCTAAGCCGTAACTAA